One genomic region from Balneola sp. encodes:
- a CDS encoding integrase, protein MKKPKLLEQVRTEIRRRNYSYKTETAYINWIKRFIKFHDFRHPGKLAKSEIVDYLNYLANDKNVAASTQNQALCALVFLYEHILEQPFGTLDDLKRAKKPKRLPVVLSKNEVARVLQHLSGVKKLIVQLLYSSGFRISEALRLRVHDLDFEYQQIIVRNSKGLRDRVTILPERLQPLLKTHIQKVRNLHAKDLNKGYGSVALPKALRRKYPNAEIELGWQYIFPSKTRAKDPRSGKWQRYHISGSTIQKAVKEAFHKAQIHKKASCHTFRHSFATHLLQNGYDIRTVQELLGHKNLKTTMIYTHVINKGGNYIKSPVDAI, encoded by the coding sequence ATGAAAAAACCAAAACTTTTAGAGCAAGTCCGCACCGAAATAAGACGCAGGAATTACAGCTACAAAACAGAAACCGCATATATTAATTGGATCAAAAGGTTTATAAAGTTTCATGATTTCAGGCATCCGGGCAAATTGGCTAAATCCGAGATCGTGGACTATCTGAATTACCTGGCCAACGATAAGAATGTAGCAGCATCCACCCAAAACCAAGCCTTGTGCGCTCTTGTTTTTCTATACGAGCATATACTCGAACAACCTTTCGGAACACTGGATGATCTGAAAAGAGCAAAGAAACCAAAACGCCTTCCCGTGGTACTTTCAAAAAATGAAGTAGCAAGGGTATTGCAACACTTATCGGGAGTAAAAAAGTTAATTGTCCAGTTACTCTACAGTTCCGGATTCAGGATTTCTGAAGCGCTCAGGCTTAGAGTTCACGATCTTGATTTTGAGTATCAACAGATCATTGTCAGAAATAGTAAGGGACTTCGTGATCGGGTGACCATATTACCGGAAAGATTGCAGCCTCTACTGAAGACTCATATTCAGAAAGTGAGAAACTTACATGCCAAAGATCTAAATAAGGGATATGGAAGCGTGGCACTGCCAAAAGCATTAAGACGAAAATATCCTAATGCAGAGATCGAATTGGGTTGGCAATATATATTTCCTTCTAAAACCAGGGCAAAAGATCCGCGGAGCGGTAAATGGCAGCGATACCATATTTCCGGCTCAACAATTCAGAAAGCAGTTAAAGAAGCATTCCATAAAGCCCAAATTCACAAGAAAGCGAGTTGTCATACATTTCGCCACTCCTTCGCAACCCACCTCCTCCAAAACGGCTACGACATCCGCACCGTCCAGGAACTCCTCGGCCACAAAAACCTCAAAACCACAATGATCTACACGCACGTCATCAACAAAGGCGGCAACTACATCAAATCCCCGGTTGATGCTATTTGA
- a CDS encoding DUF3108 domain-containing protein codes for MTKNLLIILLLLFTTPVMAQHSFPDSSSTPPTMEELFSVKETFRYEVKYGFFKLGWVNVELLSDSVYEGRTLNHLLTEIESNPSIPFMGTELDRFHSLFYVNEEGLPLEVKYWKDNIDENEYDEIEYWFDRDIGKVYYKEEDDTRDTLALEDPATSGHLIFYFSRLFAGSEEDYTLPVYVTKEAGYIFADNSLKTEKRNYEPFDGPVDAYLMEGNTEKIEGPFGFSGRFRAWFLDDDLRVPLEARVKVLWGNVIVRMIDYTREEL; via the coding sequence ATGACAAAAAATTTACTCATCATACTTTTATTGCTGTTCACCACACCGGTGATGGCACAGCATTCTTTTCCGGATAGCAGTAGTACTCCGCCTACTATGGAGGAGCTTTTTTCGGTGAAGGAAACCTTCCGCTATGAGGTTAAATATGGCTTTTTCAAATTGGGCTGGGTGAATGTAGAGCTGCTCAGCGATTCGGTTTATGAGGGCCGAACCCTGAATCATCTCCTTACTGAAATTGAGTCGAACCCAAGTATCCCATTCATGGGTACCGAACTGGATCGGTTTCACAGCTTGTTTTATGTGAATGAAGAAGGGCTGCCTTTAGAGGTTAAATACTGGAAGGATAACATTGATGAAAACGAATACGATGAAATAGAGTATTGGTTTGATCGTGATATAGGGAAGGTGTATTACAAGGAGGAAGACGACACCCGGGATACACTGGCTTTGGAAGACCCTGCCACATCGGGTCATTTGATTTTCTATTTTTCCCGACTATTTGCTGGAAGCGAGGAGGATTATACACTTCCGGTTTATGTAACGAAAGAGGCGGGCTATATCTTCGCCGATAACTCCCTTAAAACAGAGAAACGTAATTATGAGCCTTTTGATGGTCCCGTAGATGCCTATCTGATGGAAGGAAATACGGAAAAAATTGAAGGGCCTTTTGGTTTTTCCGGCAGGTTCAGAGCATGGTTCCTGGACGACGACCTGAGGGTTCCTCTTGAAGCCCGGGTAAAAGTACTTTGGGGAAATGTAATTGTACGAATGATAGATTATACACGAGAAGAATTATGA
- a CDS encoding dUTP diphosphatase — protein MNKVLIKKLEHGKDLSLPNYETVNAAGMDIRAAVTESITLKPGDRTLIPTGFQMALPEGYEAQIRPRSGLAIRNGITMLNSPGTIDADYRGEVKVIAINHGQEDFVVNHGDRIAQMVIAPVTQLPLLEVDELDETDRGEGGFGSTGVG, from the coding sequence ATGAATAAAGTTTTGATCAAGAAGCTGGAGCATGGAAAGGATTTGTCCTTGCCGAATTATGAAACGGTGAATGCTGCCGGAATGGATATCCGGGCTGCAGTTACAGAATCTATCACCCTAAAACCGGGAGATAGAACGCTGATTCCAACAGGTTTTCAAATGGCTTTACCGGAGGGATATGAGGCTCAAATCCGTCCCCGCAGTGGACTGGCTATCAGAAATGGAATAACGATGTTGAATTCTCCCGGAACCATTGATGCGGACTACCGGGGAGAGGTGAAGGTGATCGCAATCAACCACGGGCAAGAGGACTTTGTGGTTAATCACGGCGACCGAATTGCCCAAATGGTGATTGCACCGGTTACACAACTTCCACTGCTTGAAGTAGACGAGCTCGATGAAACGGATCGGGGGGAAGGCGGGTTTGGCAGCACGGGAGTTGGTTGA
- a CDS encoding MFS transporter, with protein MTNNLRPYLTLIKENKDFRRLWISQSISNFGDWFGLLALYAIIGKYSDSEFLLGLIIVVKMLSLALFSPFAGYIADRFNRRNLMIWCDLLRGLAVLGIILVQSVEMLWLAYVLTAVQMMLSAVFEPAKTSSIPNVTSEANLTNANIISTASWSIIFTTGMAIGGFATEWLGTDNVLILDSISYVISAWFVYRATIPQKRLSKEEMYRTRNPLKGIKEGLSYLMDNRQILRPTLAKGTSTVFLGGLVYLLIIVSEEVLMMGSIGLGLLYGARGIGTGIGPVIGRRLFSDEKDWVMVMGLAITFCGLMYMIVGLVNSIYLMLIFVLLAHSASGTNWVTSTVLLQKRTQDTFRGRVFSTEWLLFTIGSSISTIIASLILELELMTVKPLIMVYGGIMVLGGIWWSFTITKDEKAWQADK; from the coding sequence ATGACTAACAACCTCCGTCCGTATCTAACGCTCATCAAAGAAAACAAAGACTTTCGACGTCTTTGGATCAGTCAGTCAATTTCTAACTTTGGGGATTGGTTTGGCTTACTGGCTCTCTATGCCATCATCGGCAAATATTCGGATTCAGAATTTCTGTTAGGGCTTATCATTGTTGTGAAGATGTTGAGTCTGGCTCTTTTCTCACCTTTTGCCGGCTATATCGCTGATCGGTTTAATCGCCGTAATTTAATGATCTGGTGTGATTTGTTGAGAGGGTTGGCTGTTTTGGGGATTATTCTTGTTCAGTCGGTTGAAATGCTTTGGCTGGCCTATGTGCTTACGGCTGTTCAAATGATGTTATCCGCAGTTTTTGAACCGGCTAAAACTTCCTCTATTCCTAATGTCACCTCAGAGGCAAACCTCACCAATGCCAATATCATATCTACGGCAAGCTGGAGTATAATCTTCACCACAGGAATGGCGATCGGCGGTTTTGCGACTGAATGGCTGGGAACCGATAACGTGCTTATCCTGGATTCTATCAGCTACGTGATTTCGGCTTGGTTTGTATATCGGGCCACGATTCCACAGAAAAGGCTTTCAAAAGAGGAAATGTACAGAACCCGAAACCCACTCAAAGGAATCAAAGAAGGGTTAAGCTACCTGATGGATAACCGCCAAATTCTGCGCCCGACACTGGCTAAAGGAACCTCTACTGTATTTCTGGGTGGACTCGTTTACTTGCTCATCATCGTCAGTGAAGAAGTGCTGATGATGGGAAGTATTGGACTTGGGCTGCTTTATGGAGCACGGGGAATTGGAACAGGAATTGGTCCGGTAATAGGGAGGCGGCTATTTAGTGACGAAAAAGACTGGGTCATGGTAATGGGTTTAGCCATCACTTTTTGTGGGTTGATGTATATGATTGTTGGGTTGGTAAACAGCATTTATCTGATGCTGATTTTTGTGCTGCTTGCACATTCGGCATCGGGCACAAATTGGGTGACAAGTACGGTACTCCTTCAAAAAAGAACACAGGATACTTTTCGGGGACGCGTGTTCAGCACCGAGTGGCTATTGTTCACGATAGGCAGTTCTATTTCGACCATTATCGCTTCCCTCATCCTTGAGTTAGAATTAATGACCGTAAAACCACTCATTATGGTGTATGGTGGAATCATGGTTTTAGGAGGAATTTGGTGGAGCTTTACGATTACCAAAGACGAAAAAGCCTGGCAAGCTGATAAATAA
- a CDS encoding excinuclease ABC subunit C: MSRDKDLYIYILTNKNHTVLYTGVTSDLVNRIWQHKNKQVKGFTKKYNVDQLVYFEGPGDPIHAIEREKQIKGGSRQNKIDLVNSINPKWRDLYEDIIPEGYKNPNKM, encoded by the coding sequence ATGAGTAGAGACAAAGATCTATATATTTATATCCTCACTAATAAAAATCACACCGTACTCTACACCGGTGTAACGAGCGATTTAGTAAATCGTATTTGGCAACATAAAAACAAACAGGTTAAGGGGTTCACAAAAAAGTACAACGTTGATCAATTAGTCTATTTTGAAGGTCCGGGCGATCCGATTCATGCAATTGAAAGAGAGAAACAAATTAAAGGTGGTTCCAGACAGAACAAGATTGACTTGGTTAATTCTATCAATCCAAAGTGGAGAGATCTTTATGAAGATATCATCCCTGAAGGATATAAGAATCCAAACAAAATGTAA
- a CDS encoding S9 family peptidase produces MINRIIKSIFALALLTVCLNTTAAAQANFEAAERFTGEKMDKLIGDTFVWPRWIEDTDTFWYPFENAEGTNWYFVDAARGNQRELFDREVMASQLSEMFNRTFNSKDLELNDFEYDTDKERFTFHVDSINFTYNVNGNRLVKGDSLSEEKEERWASYSPDSTWIAFAKNHDLFVMRADDEDSTEIQLTVDGKKWFSYQADDSDTTSDERLRARANWFEDSQKLWVKRQDKRLVDDLWVINSLGDRPTLETYKYPMPGEEDIYVDEIKVFDPDAETSVTLDTDKWEDQSLGGAYFNGGGIFETDKSDYLYILRRDRTWSKIDVLKANTTSGEVEVLFSEESKPYFNTRYAQLAIINEGEEYIWWSERTGWGQLYRYDSNGNLKNRITNGYYTVGDIAKIDTAAQTIYYSAYGKEEGQNPYFENLYSVRFDGSRSRHLTPEDANHNINASEEGNYFVDNYSRVDMPTRAVVRDASGEVKIQLQQVDMTAAEEIGWEAPEEFKVKAADGATDLYGVMWKPFDFDSTKSYPIITYVYPGPQTEPFPTSFSVGGSTGRNQSLSQLGFVVVAFGQRGGSPIRSKYYHNYGYGDMRDYPLADNKYGIEQLASRHSFVDQDRVGIFGHSGGGFMSTAALLTYPDFYDVAVSSAGNHDNNIYNIWWGEVHNGVKETRKTVKVMNEDSVEVEKEGITFDGPVETNAALAGNLKGKLLLVHGDMDNNVHPANTIRLADALIKAGKRFDMMILPGRRHGFGPYNPYFQRMMWYYFSEHLLGDYRTNVDFNLPED; encoded by the coding sequence ATGATCAACAGAATTATAAAAAGCATATTCGCTTTAGCCCTGCTAACTGTTTGTTTAAACACGACCGCAGCAGCACAAGCAAATTTTGAAGCCGCCGAACGCTTTACCGGCGAAAAGATGGACAAACTGATTGGCGATACTTTTGTATGGCCCAGATGGATTGAAGACACCGACACCTTTTGGTATCCTTTTGAAAATGCCGAAGGCACCAACTGGTATTTTGTAGATGCGGCTCGGGGCAATCAGCGAGAATTGTTTGACCGTGAAGTGATGGCTTCCCAGCTATCGGAAATGTTTAACCGGACATTCAACTCCAAAGATTTGGAGCTCAATGATTTTGAATACGACACCGACAAAGAGCGATTCACCTTCCATGTAGATAGCATCAATTTCACCTATAATGTGAATGGTAATAGGTTGGTAAAAGGGGATTCTTTAAGTGAAGAGAAAGAGGAAAGATGGGCAAGCTACTCCCCCGACAGTACCTGGATTGCATTCGCCAAAAATCATGACCTTTTTGTGATGCGTGCCGATGATGAAGACAGCACCGAAATTCAGCTTACCGTTGATGGTAAAAAATGGTTCAGCTACCAAGCCGATGACAGTGACACTACATCTGATGAACGACTAAGAGCACGTGCAAATTGGTTTGAGGATTCACAGAAATTATGGGTGAAGCGTCAGGACAAAAGGCTTGTAGATGATCTCTGGGTTATCAACTCCTTGGGCGACCGTCCTACTTTGGAAACGTATAAATATCCTATGCCCGGAGAAGAAGATATTTATGTAGACGAGATTAAAGTGTTTGATCCTGATGCGGAAACATCCGTTACCCTTGATACCGACAAGTGGGAAGATCAATCACTTGGTGGTGCTTATTTTAATGGTGGAGGTATTTTTGAGACCGATAAATCAGATTATCTGTATATACTCCGTCGTGACCGTACCTGGAGTAAAATTGACGTATTGAAAGCGAATACCACTAGCGGGGAAGTTGAAGTGTTGTTCTCAGAAGAGAGCAAGCCTTATTTCAATACCAGATATGCCCAGCTTGCCATCATTAATGAAGGTGAAGAATATATCTGGTGGAGTGAAAGAACCGGATGGGGTCAGCTTTACCGATACGATTCTAACGGAAACCTCAAGAATAGAATCACAAACGGATACTATACCGTTGGCGATATTGCTAAAATCGATACGGCCGCTCAAACCATTTATTACTCTGCGTATGGAAAAGAAGAAGGACAAAATCCTTATTTTGAGAATCTTTATTCCGTTCGTTTTGATGGCTCCCGTTCTCGTCATCTAACTCCTGAAGATGCTAATCATAACATCAACGCATCCGAAGAAGGCAACTACTTTGTAGACAACTATTCCCGTGTTGATATGCCAACCAGAGCCGTTGTTAGAGATGCCTCCGGAGAAGTAAAAATTCAACTTCAGCAGGTTGATATGACCGCTGCTGAAGAAATTGGATGGGAAGCACCGGAAGAATTTAAAGTGAAAGCAGCTGACGGAGCTACCGACCTTTACGGTGTGATGTGGAAACCGTTCGACTTTGATTCCACCAAGTCCTATCCCATCATTACCTACGTATATCCGGGACCACAGACAGAGCCCTTCCCTACCAGTTTTTCAGTGGGTGGTTCAACCGGAAGAAACCAATCGCTTTCCCAGCTTGGCTTTGTAGTGGTAGCCTTTGGACAGCGCGGCGGTAGCCCAATCCGATCCAAGTACTATCACAACTATGGATATGGCGATATGCGCGATTATCCTCTTGCTGATAATAAGTACGGTATTGAGCAACTCGCCTCCCGACACTCTTTTGTAGATCAGGATCGTGTCGGGATCTTCGGACATTCCGGAGGTGGCTTTATGAGTACAGCTGCTTTGCTCACTTATCCTGATTTTTATGATGTAGCTGTGTCATCAGCTGGTAACCATGACAACAACATCTATAATATCTGGTGGGGTGAAGTTCATAATGGGGTTAAAGAAACCCGCAAAACCGTTAAGGTTATGAATGAAGACAGCGTTGAAGTTGAGAAAGAGGGAATCACCTTTGATGGCCCTGTTGAAACCAATGCTGCTCTAGCCGGAAACCTGAAAGGGAAACTACTGCTTGTTCATGGTGACATGGATAACAACGTACATCCGGCCAACACTATCCGTCTTGCTGATGCCCTCATCAAAGCCGGTAAGCGTTTTGATATGATGATTCTTCCAGGACGACGACATGGTTTCGGACCTTACAATCCCTACTTCCAGCGGATGATGTGGTACTATTTCTCAGAGCACCTGCTTGGAGACTACAGAACTAATGTAGATTTCAATCTGCCGGAAGACTAA
- a CDS encoding S9 family peptidase, whose amino-acid sequence MNTTFTKSSLLAILFVAFFSNVGFSQQANFEAAERFTGEKMDKLIGSTSVFPRWIEDTNNFWYTYENNQGRNWYYVNAERPSQRLLFDQEDLAAQLTEIFERPFNSKDLDLDGFDYDTDRELFTFHIDSVEFTYSVDGSNLVKGDSLEAEERERWATYSPDSTYIAFAKNHNLFIMRSDDEDSTEIQLTEDGERWFSYQADQSDTTSDERLRARVSFFDDESKIYLTRTDDRKVEDLWVINVGGKRPSLETYKYSMPGDEEIGIPQVEVIDIASRERVIMDTDKWEDQELRANYGNHQTGDYKSTPSDKLYIYRENRTSDKVDILIGNTETGETEVLLSETSEPYFNWSFQDLAIINDGEEYIWWSERTGWGQLYRYDSDGNLKNRITTGNFVVGDIVKIDTSAQTIYFEGYGRDGDHPYYEHLYSVRFDGSNFKHLTPENADHSVSESDKDNYFVDNYSRVDMPTRSVIRDRNGKIILTLQEVDMTEAENIGWEAPEEFKIKAADGATDLYGVMWKPFDFDSTKSYPIISYVYPGPQTEPFPTSFSLQGYTGRNQALAQLGFVVVAFGNRGGSPVRSRYYHTYGHGDLRDYPLADNKYGIEQLAARHSFVDQNKVGIFGHSGGGFMSTAALLTYPDFYDVAVSSAGNHDNNVYNHWWSETHNGVKRTTKTIKEMNEDSVEVEREEVTFDGPIETNGALAKNLKGHLLLVHGNIDNNVHPANTLRLADELIKAGKRFDMMILPGRRHGFGQYQSYFERQKWYYFSQHLLGDYRSNVDFNLPED is encoded by the coding sequence ATGAATACTACTTTTACTAAATCTTCTCTTTTAGCCATATTATTTGTGGCTTTTTTCTCAAATGTTGGGTTTTCGCAACAGGCAAATTTTGAGGCCGCCGAACGTTTTACCGGCGAAAAAATGGACAAATTAATTGGAAGTACTTCAGTCTTTCCACGATGGATTGAAGACACCAATAATTTTTGGTACACCTATGAAAACAACCAAGGCAGAAACTGGTATTATGTAAATGCCGAACGACCTTCTCAACGTCTTCTTTTTGATCAGGAAGATCTGGCGGCTCAGCTTACTGAAATTTTTGAACGGCCTTTCAATTCGAAAGACCTGGATCTTGACGGCTTTGACTATGATACTGACCGAGAGCTTTTCACATTCCACATTGACAGTGTTGAATTCACTTACAGCGTAGATGGAAGCAATCTTGTTAAAGGCGATTCTTTAGAAGCAGAGGAACGAGAACGATGGGCTACCTACTCTCCTGACAGCACTTACATCGCATTCGCTAAAAATCACAACCTGTTTATTATGCGAAGTGATGATGAAGACAGTACCGAGATTCAGCTTACAGAAGACGGTGAGCGCTGGTTTAGTTATCAGGCCGACCAAAGTGACACTACAAGTGATGAGAGATTACGAGCAAGAGTCAGCTTCTTTGATGACGAGAGTAAGATTTATCTGACCCGTACAGATGACCGTAAAGTAGAAGACCTTTGGGTGATTAATGTAGGTGGCAAAAGACCATCTTTAGAAACCTATAAATATTCTATGCCCGGTGATGAAGAAATTGGTATCCCTCAGGTTGAAGTGATTGATATTGCCAGCCGTGAACGGGTGATCATGGATACAGATAAGTGGGAAGATCAGGAACTGAGAGCTAATTATGGCAATCATCAAACCGGAGATTACAAATCTACCCCTTCTGACAAACTCTATATCTACCGCGAAAACAGAACTTCGGATAAAGTTGATATCCTGATTGGTAATACTGAAACCGGAGAAACAGAAGTTCTCCTCAGCGAAACCAGCGAGCCCTACTTTAACTGGAGCTTCCAGGATTTGGCTATCATCAACGATGGTGAAGAGTACATTTGGTGGAGCGAAAGAACCGGATGGGGTCAATTGTACCGATATGACTCTGATGGAAATCTTAAAAACCGAATCACTACTGGAAATTTTGTAGTAGGTGATATTGTGAAAATAGATACCTCAGCTCAAACAATTTACTTTGAAGGTTACGGCCGAGATGGCGATCACCCATATTACGAGCATTTATACAGTGTTCGCTTTGATGGATCAAACTTCAAACATCTGACTCCTGAAAATGCTGACCATAGCGTTTCTGAATCCGACAAAGACAACTATTTCGTTGATAACTATTCACGAGTTGATATGCCGACGAGATCTGTTATAAGAGATCGTAATGGTAAAATCATCCTCACACTTCAGGAAGTTGATATGACTGAAGCTGAAAATATTGGATGGGAAGCGCCAGAAGAATTTAAGATTAAAGCTGCCGATGGTGCCACCGATCTATATGGTGTAATGTGGAAACCATTCGATTTCGATTCAACGAAATCCTACCCCATTATTTCCTATGTATATCCAGGACCACAAACAGAGCCTTTCCCAACCAGTTTCTCTCTGCAGGGATATACCGGTAGAAATCAGGCTTTGGCACAACTCGGCTTTGTAGTTGTAGCATTTGGTAACCGCGGTGGTAGTCCGGTTCGCTCTCGTTACTACCATACGTATGGCCATGGTGATCTTCGTGATTACCCTCTTGCTGATAATAAATATGGTATCGAGCAATTGGCTGCCCGACATTCTTTTGTTGATCAAAATAAGGTTGGAATCTTTGGTCATTCAGGCGGTGGTTTTATGAGTACAGCTGCACTGTTAACCTATCCAGATTTTTATGATGTAGCTGTCTCTTCTGCCGGTAACCACGATAATAACGTGTACAATCACTGGTGGAGTGAAACGCATAATGGCGTGAAGAGAACTACAAAGACCATCAAAGAGATGAATGAAGACAGCGTGGAAGTTGAACGCGAAGAAGTTACTTTCGACGGCCCTATTGAAACCAACGGAGCTTTGGCAAAGAACCTCAAAGGTCACCTCCTACTTGTTCACGGAAACATTGACAACAATGTGCACCCGGCAAATACTCTTCGTTTAGCCGATGAGCTTATTAAAGCTGGCAAACGATTTGATATGATGATTTTACCAGGTCGCCGACATGGCTTCGGTCAATATCAGTCTTATTTCGAACGACAAAAATGGTATTATTTTTCCCAGCACCTTTTAGGTGATTATCGCTCTAATGTAGATTTCAATCTTCCTGAAGACTAA
- a CDS encoding ABC transporter permease — protein sequence MTLVIAGGFLIEIPDIPILEQTARNIFFHVPMWMTMFFMFIISFWYSIQYLNEPNMEFDIKASSAASVGVAFGICGLLTGSLWARFTWGSWWTFAEPKMNLAALAMMIYVAYFVLRSAFDDQDKRAKLSAVYNIFAVTTIPFLLYVVPRQLTSLHPGADGNPAFSEITAAELRYILYPAFIGFIAMSFWIYDVVHRYKKVQFEIENS from the coding sequence ATGACTTTAGTTATTGCCGGCGGATTTTTAATCGAAATTCCTGACATCCCAATTCTCGAACAAACGGCACGGAATATCTTTTTCCACGTTCCCATGTGGATGACTATGTTTTTCATGTTTATAATCAGCTTTTGGTATAGCATCCAATATCTGAATGAGCCGAACATGGAGTTCGATATCAAAGCCTCTTCGGCTGCTTCTGTGGGTGTAGCATTTGGGATTTGTGGTCTGCTGACTGGCTCACTGTGGGCACGGTTTACCTGGGGCTCCTGGTGGACATTTGCTGAACCCAAAATGAACCTTGCAGCACTCGCAATGATGATATATGTGGCTTATTTTGTGTTGCGCTCGGCTTTTGATGATCAGGATAAACGCGCAAAATTATCAGCTGTTTATAATATTTTCGCTGTCACTACCATTCCTTTTTTGTTGTATGTGGTTCCGCGCCAGCTAACAAGCTTGCATCCCGGGGCCGACGGTAATCCGGCTTTTAGCGAGATAACAGCCGCTGAACTTCGTTATATTCTATATCCGGCCTTCATTGGATTCATTGCAATGTCGTTCTGGATTTATGATGTCGTTCATCGATATAAAAAGGTTCAATTCGAGATTGAGAATTCGTAA
- a CDS encoding 3-hydroxybutyryl-CoA dehydrogenase (converts (S)-3-hydroxybutanoyl-CoA to 3-acetoacetyl-CoA) has product MDVKKVAVIGGGTMGNGIAHVFAMNGFSVNLIETKQEFADRAVGTIEKNLDRMVKKEKIDEAKKSSTLDSITVFLDIAEGVKDADLVVEAVPENLDIKKSVWQQVDEAAPDHAIFGSNTSSISITKLAALTSRPEKFIGMHFFNPVPVMKLVEIVKGLQTDDATYELVEMTSEKLNKVPVPVNDAPGFVSNRVLMPMINEAIFCVGEGVATAENVDEVMKLGMAHPMGPLRLADFIGLDVCLDILNVLYEGFKDPKYRPAPLLVKMVDAGKLGNKTGEGFYKYD; this is encoded by the coding sequence ATGGACGTTAAGAAAGTAGCCGTAATTGGCGGTGGAACGATGGGAAATGGCATTGCACACGTATTTGCTATGAATGGGTTTTCTGTTAATCTCATTGAGACTAAACAAGAGTTCGCTGATCGCGCGGTCGGAACTATTGAGAAGAACCTCGACCGAATGGTGAAAAAGGAAAAGATTGATGAAGCTAAGAAGTCATCCACACTCGATAGCATTACTGTTTTTCTGGATATTGCTGAAGGTGTTAAAGATGCTGACCTCGTAGTAGAAGCCGTTCCCGAGAATCTAGATATCAAAAAGTCTGTGTGGCAACAAGTTGATGAAGCTGCTCCTGATCATGCAATTTTTGGTTCAAACACATCTTCTATTTCCATTACCAAGCTAGCCGCTCTTACTTCTCGCCCGGAGAAATTTATTGGGATGCATTTCTTTAATCCTGTTCCGGTGATGAAGCTGGTAGAAATTGTTAAAGGACTTCAAACGGATGACGCTACTTACGAACTAGTTGAAATGACTTCTGAGAAACTCAACAAAGTTCCAGTTCCAGTAAACGATGCTCCCGGATTTGTTAGCAATCGCGTGCTGATGCCCATGATTAACGAAGCAATTTTTTGTGTCGGCGAAGGAGTGGCAACAGCAGAGAACGTAGATGAGGTGATGAAGCTCGGTATGGCTCACCCAATGGGACCTCTTCGGTTAGCTGACTTTATTGGGCTAGATGTATGCCTTGATATTTTAAATGTGCTATACGAAGGATTTAAAGACCCTAAATACCGCCCAGCTCCATTGCTTGTTAAAATGGTTGATGCCGGTAAACTCGGTAACAAAACCGGCGAAGGGTTTTATAAGTACGACTAG
- a CDS encoding shikimate kinase, giving the protein MNSYRLERFKDSIYVCGFMASGKSTVGKSLADKLGREYRDLDAVIEEKEEQSIKEIFEEKGEEYFREKEWEYLLDLTRHFKGVVSLGGGALQNQRIIDHLKVSGILLYLETPMEVIVDRVLESDERPILFNESGKIKSRETLFTELKTLYSGRKTFYKQAQITIDTTLYSSVDEITEAAIEKITRHV; this is encoded by the coding sequence ATGAATTCGTACCGCTTAGAAAGGTTTAAAGACAGTATCTATGTTTGTGGATTTATGGCTTCAGGAAAAAGCACCGTAGGTAAATCTCTGGCAGATAAATTAGGACGTGAATACCGTGATTTAGACGCTGTTATTGAGGAAAAAGAAGAGCAATCGATAAAAGAGATTTTTGAAGAAAAGGGGGAGGAATATTTCAGAGAAAAGGAATGGGAATACCTTCTGGATTTAACCCGGCACTTTAAAGGGGTTGTTTCGCTGGGAGGGGGAGCTCTGCAAAACCAGCGTATTATTGATCATCTTAAAGTGAGTGGAATACTGCTATATCTGGAAACTCCAATGGAAGTAATTGTGGATCGAGTGCTTGAAAGTGATGAGCGCCCAATTCTGTTTAATGAGTCCGGAAAAATTAAATCCAGAGAAACTCTCTTTACAGAGCTGAAAACCTTATATTCCGGCAGAAAAACATTCTACAAACAGGCTCAAATTACTATAGATACTACCTTGTATTCATCTGTTGATGAAATAACAGAAGCAGCTATTGAAAAAATTACACGGCATGTCTGA